The Pan troglodytes isolate AG18354 chromosome 19, NHGRI_mPanTro3-v2.0_pri, whole genome shotgun sequence region tttttttttgagatggagtctcactctgtcgcccaggctggagtgcagtggcgcgatcttggctcactgcaagctctgcctcccgggttcacgccattctcctgcctcagccttctgagtagctgggactacaagcacccgccaccgtgcccggctaaatttttgtatttttagtagagacagggtttcaccgtgttagccaggatggtctcgatctcctgacctcatgatccacctgcctcgggctcccaaagtgctgggattacaggcatgagccactgcgcccagccaaggctTTTAAGAGTTTCTTAACCaaccttctattttctttctggatGAAAGAgttctaatatttaagtctttcttgTAAGGGTATCGCTCtattcttatgagaatctaaatACACTTTTCTGGGTAAACATTAGCTTATGTCTCAGTTAAATTTTGAAATGAACATAGGCACAAAACAGGCAAGATGTGTTGCCAGAAGTATAAAAATGCAGGTTGTATTTATTCCTGTGGCCTATCTAATTATGGCTAATATTTGGAGGACTTTGGTGCATTCAGCACTAACCTAGTAATATGGTtgttgggaaaaataatttttgaagagTTTATATCACTGTTTTAAGTCATAATTTAGGTTAGACAGAAATGTCTTTCGGGTATTTGTGGctgggtattttattttgaattgctTCTCTCCTAGGAGGAGCATGTAGGGAAAATTACTGTATCTTATAGGATCCATACTCTTAAAAATGGGATTTTACATGACTGAACCTGAGgacaattataaattttaaaagataagcaTGAACATGGATGGGAGGGATAAAGGATAACAATGAGTCATCAAGTAAAAGGGaattaaaaaaagtcataaatGTATAGGTTTGTAAACTGGAAGTCACGTTAGAGATATCTAACCCAGAGATTTTCAAACAGTGAAGTTTGCCATTGAGTAGAGCCCAGAAATTGACTTAAAAGTCTAtacatggctcactcctgtaatcccagcactttgtgaggccgaggcaggtggatcacgaggtcaggagatagagaccatcctggctaacacggtgaaacactatctctactaaaaatacaaaaaattagccaggcatggtggcgggtgcctgtagtcccagctactcaggaggctgaggcaggagaatggtgtgaactggggaggcagagcttgcagtgagccaagatagcgccactgcactctggcctgggcgaaagagtgagactccgtctcaaaaaaaaaatgtctatacAAATTAATTATATCCTAAAGCTGGTGTCTTAAAAGCAGTATGGAAAGGATTATTTCAAATATACTATAAAACAGGTAGCCAAATTCAGGAATAAacgaaggaaagggaaaaaaggaagaaagaataaaagggatTAATGAAAGAtgtacagaatgaagaaaaaaaggagagattttCATTTGTTAAATCAAAACAAATTTCATCCAGATAAAATAttcaacataaaaatgaaacCGTTCAGTGGCCACACCTAACCGTGGATCCCAGCCAGTAGCCACAGCTGCACAAAAGCCCAGGCAGCAGCCCCACTGAACCTCAGGGCCTGGGCAGGAGTTTTACCCACCCAGAGACCCCCAAGAGTAAGCCCTGCCTGTTCACAAATGCTACCAGCTTCCCCGTCCAGAATCCCAGGCCGAGTTGACTGCTGAGAGTCTTTCCCTGCCAAAGGGAACTTGTAAAGTGTGGAAGAGGAGACTGTGTCCTCAAAGGCACAAACGCCAATGTAAGATTGCAaggattttacacacacacacacactgaaatgtTATTAGccatgaaatgaagaaaatcctgtcatttgggacaacatggatggactttgaggacattatgctaagtgaagtaggTCAGACAATGAAAGacaaataatctcatttacatgtggaatctaaaaactcatagaaacagagggTAGAATGGTGATTGTCAAAGGTTGTGGATGGAGGAAATgaggaaatgttggtcaaagggagaaaatattcatttataagaAGAATAGGTTCTgaggatctaatgtacagcatggtcaCTGTAGTTAATTACactgtattgtatatttaaaatttgctgAAAGACTAGATCTAAAATGTTCTCACTATACACACTcaaaaaatggtaactatgtgaagTGGTGGAGGCGTTAACTAATTTTATCATGACAAtaatttcacaatatatacatatcagAGCATCAGGGTGTACACCTTATATACATgcaattttatatttcaattataGCTGAGTAGAggtagaaaaaatgaaattgttaaAGTACTAGAAGAAATCGTGAGAGATTCCtaaatataatgtaaatttatcttaaggaaaacacacacacacacacacactcacacacactcacatcaTGAAGAAAAATAGTTGATATAAAGTGATCTCTACTGAATCATCAGCAGGCACCAATCGTCACGGCTTCTCAAGGGCATGATTCTTTTCCAAAATACAAGGTCTCCTGGAAATCTTAGAGTTGTTCTCGTACACCACCATGGGGCTCACAGGGTCTTAATCCCACAGCATCATGGAACCCACTTTCATCCCTCAATAAAATATGATGTCTGGGTACATCAGAGCCAGAGAACAGTGCAGGCTCAGAACACCAGCCAGCGCACCAAGCAGGGGTTCACTTGGGAGCCCAAGTTGTTTTCATTCTGCTTGAATCACCTGGAAATTAGGGCCAGGGCAGGAGTAGGAACTGGCTTGGAACATAGCAGCATCATAAGAACACCACAATTTGATTTATTAGACTTATAAGCACCTGAGAGCAGAAAGGGAATCTCCCTCATTCATCCAATCCCCTCCATCTGGTTCTTGGATCTCCCTCAGAAACACCAGCTTACACTGAAACTCCTTCCCTGATTATCTGCAGAGGCTGCCCAGTTCATAAAACATTTCTATCATGGTAAGTCAGACATTTTTCCACCCCCTTCCCTGGGTTCCTTGACTCCTCAGGGGTggggaaatacatatatatttattaactgATGAGTTAATGAATTGACAACATAGCACATTTTTGAAACAATAGTCAGCCATCCCTGCATGAAAAAATATAGGCTGATATCCTTTGTTCTTGATAcctgttttctgctttctttctctctttattgatttattttttgaaaacaaagatGTAAAGTGTGAAATTGGATCAACAACTTCTATAAGGAAGCAGCAGAGTATAGGGCATCTTCAAGGCCCAGCAATTCAGCAGAGAAAGCAAGAGGGCTGGGAGCGAATTAGAGCAAGAAAAGGATACTGAGTCATCTAATTTGGGTTGGCCAGAAAATTTTGGAACCTGGAGAGATGAGCTCATGTGCCCTGTTAGAGCTAGGAAGGCAGAAAGGCAAAGTCACAAGGAAAATCTGCCCCAGGGAGCAAAAAAATGAGGGACTTGGACCTTTAAGTATAGCTGTTCTCTGAAGCCAACATTCCCCAAGAGGCCCTGAATCTGAATTTTGGAGGGTTGTTTCTGTAGAAAAGGAAGCATCAAACTTTCACAGCTTAGTTTTCCACCTTAAAACAGCTCTGTATTTCTCATCAGAAGGTCTAGAAAATGGGTCACAATTCAGAGTGCGGAAGATAGAAAAGCAATAGGTCCTACAGTGTTCTCGTTCTCACACCAGTGGTCATCTGTTTCACACTGAAATCTGTTTCACACTGAAACCTTCACAGGCCATCTGACCCGTAATGAAGGAGCCATCAGACTGAAATGCAGCTTTATCCTCCTGAGTCACCAGAAAGAGTCATGGGCCTGTAAGAATAGTAATCACCCAAGAGTAGTCATGATGTGTTAAGCAAATGAGACTGAAGCACATAGTATGTGCTTACAGGCAGATGTCACATGGCTGCTCTAGGAGGAAGCTACAGTAAGAGAGACACAGGAGGTGGTTCAGGAAGAGCTGAGCTAAGGAGTCCTAACACATTAGGGAAAGGAGATAGTGTTTCCATCTATGTGGATAAGTTAACCAGAACAACAAACTTGCCTAATTTGATAATTGCCTACATATCAGGACAAACAATAACAAGGAAAGAGTGCTGCATCTGATGACATCAGGCCTTAGCAAGGTATAAAAGAGGATCTGGGGCAAGGAAACTTCCAAACCTTCCAAACCCACCTTCCTGGAAATCCACCCAGAACCTCCACCCTCTGACACCATGGTCAACTCCTGTTGTGGCTCTGTGTGCTCTGACCAGGGCTGTGGCCTAGAGAACTGCTGCCGTCCCAGCTGCTGCCAGACCACCTGCTGCAGGACCACCTGCTGCCGCCCCAGCTGCTGTGTGTCCAGCTGCTGCAGACCGCAGTGCTGCCAGTCTGTGTGCTGCCAGCCCACCTGTTGCAGCCCCAGCTGCTGCCAGACCACCTGCTGCAGGACCACCTGCTGCCGTCCCAGCTGCTGTGTGTCCAGCTGCTTCAGACCCCAGTGCTGCCAGACTACCTGCTGCAGGACCACCTGCTGCCGCCCCAGCTGCTGTGTGTCCAGCTGCTGCAGGCCCCAGTGCTGCCAGTCTGTGTGCTGCCAGCCCACCTGCTGCCGCCCCAGCTGCTGCCGGACCACCTGCTGCAGGACCACCTGCTACCGCCCCAGCTGCTGTGTGTCCACCTGCTGCCGCCCAACCTGCTCTAGTGGCTCTTGCTGCTGATGCCCTCACCTACACTCACCTGCCTTTATTAACCAGCATTCTTGATATGGTCCACCTGTGAACTGAATCATGCAAGGCCAATTGGACAACCTCAGTTCCAACCAATTCTTGGATTGAGTTTGGCCTCCAAATATGCTCACCAAACACTATGTTGCTACCCTCTACCAAATGAATACAAGTTTGAATTTTCTCTGAAATATTTCAACCCCATGTTCCCTGAATTGAAATATTTGCTCTCTACCATAATTTATCACATGGAGCTATTcctctttcttaaataaattttaatttttgaggcatACAAATAATATACGGGCATTGTGTCTCATTTTTCCTCCTTGAATTCTCATCCTTACCTGTCAAATTTTCTGATGTTCTTCCCTGCAGAGGGAGAAGACCACAGCAGATGATATCAGGGGCTCCACCTCTATCCTATCAGCACTCTCCATTCAAACATAGGAAAATGGTTCCTTAGAGCAGGCACCTGGAACTCTCTACCTGAGGACTTTCTCTGGATAAAGGAGCAAACTCTGGGCTGGAGACTTAAAGCCTCTAGGAACAGCACTCAGAGAATGAGTGGGAGTTGGTAATATATGCCCTGGCTTGTTTCCCTCCAGTGGGGGGTATGTCAAACCAGTCTTCCAGAGGTCTTCAGCGGGATTTATACCAGATGCCTGCAGGAACATTCTGATCATGAACTCACTCTATAATGACTTTCCCTCCTTCCCAGGGTCATTCTTCAAGTTTCCTCCAGTGTTTCTTGGGTTAATCGTCcaaatataccacatgttctcagatCCTCTTTTGTGGGTTTGCCCCAGAGAGCACACAATCTAAAACAGCAGCATTCCTAATCTCAGTATTAGTGTCCTTCAAAATGTTTTTGTACAATATGAATGGTTACCATAGATTTTGATCAACTCTTGAGTTTACTGTCACCTGAATGGACACCTCTGaacattttgctgttttttttcttttcaatttttgcacattacaatttttttctattatttgttcatttacttttttggtcttcttttaagaattttaatttttaaagtttttatttcaatatgcATGTTTGCTTTTAAACTAGTTGtctttgattgtttttttcttcacatcGTTTTATCTGAGGGATAGGACACAACCACCGTGTTGGTGATTCTCATCCTAAAAAAGGCTATATTGAAAAAGGTTTCACCCTGAGCCACGCTGCTAAGTTGGAGGCACCAAAGAAAGATCTAAAACAGGATGTTTGCACAAGTGACTTCTATAAGAAAATGCTCTCAGGAGAAATCAGTAAGGAAATGTCGGAAACAGAATAGGATTGTAGAAGAGGCTAAGCCCAAAAGGATTTTATTGTCATTTGACCCCACAGGAAGCTCTAGAGTGTGAATGGTATTACAGACCCATCTTTCTGAGAGGTAAGGTGGTTGGAACTTTACAATCCTACATCAGTTACCACTAGCTATGGCCCACCTGTGGGAGAGGAAGAGGATGCAAAGAGGGCGGAATCCTCCAGATGAGGCGGCTCCTGTAAGCTGAGGACAACTATCTGGAGAAGTGTGCAGGTGAACAAAGGGAGCTGCTGGCTGTCCTACTTACACTAGCTTGGGGATGGGGGTATCTTTCTGGTAAATGGGATCAGGATAGGGAGCCCTGTAGTCCATCTCTGGCACTGCTCAGCTGCAGCTGTTTCTCTCATTAGGCTCACTCCAACTGGTTGGTCACAGTTTCTAGAGAAACGTATGAGAGGAGGGGTCATGGGCACCCCTGCTTCTGGTCTAGGTCACTTGCTTGGTAGGGTAACCCGAGTCCTCATCCTGAGAGCTCTAAACCTTGGTTACTGTGTCCTTATCAGGCTTGAGCCCTTGAACTTGCTCATATGCAGCCAAGGCTGGAAGTAGAAGCACCAAGTATGCCCCAGGGGATCACTTAAGTGCTAAATATATTCCTCCCTGTCCCCATTGGCATAGCAGCGGTCCTACTTCCTCATGATGATGAGGCCAATTGCCTGTGGCAACAGCT contains the following coding sequences:
- the KRTAP4-2 gene encoding keratin-associated protein 4-2 isoform X2, encoding MVNSCCGSVCSDQGCGLENCCRPSCCQTTCCRTTCCRPSCCVSSCCRPQCCQSVCCQPTCCSPSCCQTTCCRTTCCRPSCCVTTCCRPSCCVSSCCRPQCCQSVCCQPTCCRPSCCRTTCCRTTCYRPSCCVSTCCRPTCSSGSCC
- the KRTAP4-2 gene encoding keratin-associated protein 4-2 isoform X3, whose product is MVNSCCGSVCSDQGCGLENCCRPSCCQTTCCRTTCCRPSCCVSSCCRPQCCQSVCCQPTCCSPSCCQTTCCRTTCCRPSCCVSSCFRPQPQCCQSVCCQPTCCRPSCCRTTCCRTTCYRPSCCVSTCCRPTCSSGSCC
- the KRTAP4-2 gene encoding keratin-associated protein 4-12 isoform X1, producing MVNSCCGSVCSDQGCGLENCCRPSCCQTTCCRTTCCRPSCCVSSCCRPQCCQSVCCQPTCCSPSCCQTTCCRTTCCRPSCCVSSCFRPQCCQTTCCRTTCCRPSCCVSSCCRPQCCQSVCCQPTCCRPSCCRTTCCRTTCYRPSCCVSTCCRPTCSSGSCC